One segment of Thermosynechococcus sp. HN-54 DNA contains the following:
- a CDS encoding DUF2862 domain-containing protein: MDVGQKVRVCRIRDRVAQDIIQKLGQVGQITGFKMTDGSGVGVIVTFDDRFSTWFFEDEIEVVG; encoded by the coding sequence ATGGACGTGGGGCAAAAAGTGCGCGTCTGTCGAATTCGCGATCGCGTCGCCCAAGACATCATTCAAAAACTCGGCCAAGTGGGTCAAATTACCGGTTTTAAGATGACCGATGGCAGTGGAGTTGGCGTCATTGTCACCTTTGACGATCGCTTTAGCACTTGGTTTTTTGAGGACGAAATTGAAGTCGTCGGCTAA
- a CDS encoding isoprenylcysteine carboxylmethyltransferase family protein translates to MNKLQEWGFSKDWWRNQRGEFWVIGQTVLSIGFILLPVVQVVTLSFAVRLGLTLGLGLIGLGLGIAGLSHLGNNLTPLPHPKEDSQLVTTGVYGWVRHPIYSSVIFLALAYGVWQMSLSHGLGAIALFIFFDRKAAQEEQWLSAKFKDYASYRQTVKKLIPFLY, encoded by the coding sequence GTGAATAAATTGCAAGAGTGGGGCTTCAGCAAAGACTGGTGGCGCAACCAGCGAGGAGAGTTTTGGGTCATTGGCCAAACAGTGCTCAGTATTGGCTTTATTCTGCTGCCCGTTGTCCAAGTGGTTACCTTATCCTTTGCGGTGCGCCTAGGGTTAACCCTTGGTCTGGGTCTCATTGGCCTTGGCTTAGGCATTGCGGGTCTGTCTCACCTAGGGAACAACTTGACGCCCCTACCCCATCCCAAGGAGGACAGTCAGTTAGTGACCACGGGGGTCTATGGCTGGGTGCGCCACCCTATCTACAGCAGTGTCATCTTTTTGGCGTTGGCCTATGGCGTATGGCAAATGAGTCTCTCCCACGGGCTGGGGGCGATCGCCCTCTTTATTTTCTTTGACCGCAAGGCCGCTCAGGAGGAACAGTGGCTGTCGGCCAAGTTTAAGGACTACGCAAGCTATCGGCAGACGGTGAAAAAACTGATTCCCTTCCTGTACTAA
- a CDS encoding D-alanine--D-alanine ligase family protein, with protein MGRLRVGLLFGGRSREHEVSVVSAAAIAQAFAEGDNRDRYEVIPIYIQKDGRWRSTDHVGIPHGAAPEDSLWHFPAVAETIDVWFPMLHGPNGEDGTMQGLLQLMQRPYIGSGVAASAIGMDKILMKTVFGAVGLPQVRYIALQRNDLWSDPCRYNHLCDRIETELGYPCFVKPANLGSSVGISKAKNRQQLTTALEAAAELDRRIIVEAAVTARELECAVLGNDKPQASVVGEITYSSEFYDYETKYTDGRAQLHIPAEIPPAVSEQIRTMSLHAFQALDAAGLARFDFFYVPSSGEVLINEVNTLPGFTALSMYPQLWAASGVPFPELVHRLVQLALERHG; from the coding sequence ATGGGTCGTCTGCGGGTTGGGTTATTGTTTGGGGGTCGCTCACGGGAACATGAGGTCTCCGTAGTTTCAGCGGCAGCGATCGCCCAAGCCTTTGCCGAGGGCGACAATCGCGATCGCTATGAAGTGATTCCCATCTACATCCAAAAAGATGGCCGCTGGCGCTCTACAGACCATGTCGGCATCCCCCATGGCGCAGCACCAGAAGACTCCCTGTGGCACTTTCCTGCGGTTGCCGAAACTATTGATGTTTGGTTCCCGATGCTCCACGGCCCGAATGGCGAAGATGGGACGATGCAAGGCCTGCTGCAACTGATGCAACGCCCCTATATCGGTTCGGGGGTGGCTGCCTCGGCCATTGGTATGGACAAAATTCTGATGAAAACGGTCTTTGGGGCGGTGGGCTTACCCCAAGTGCGCTACATCGCTCTCCAGCGCAATGATCTGTGGTCGGATCCCTGCCGCTACAACCATTTGTGCGATCGCATTGAAACCGAATTGGGCTATCCCTGCTTTGTCAAACCTGCAAATCTTGGCTCCTCGGTGGGCATTTCCAAGGCCAAAAATCGCCAACAATTGACGACCGCGCTTGAGGCCGCGGCCGAACTGGATCGCCGCATTATTGTGGAAGCGGCTGTCACCGCTCGTGAGCTAGAGTGTGCCGTGCTCGGCAATGATAAGCCCCAAGCTTCTGTCGTGGGGGAGATTACCTACAGCAGTGAGTTTTACGACTACGAGACCAAATATACCGATGGCCGTGCTCAGCTCCATATTCCTGCCGAGATTCCCCCAGCCGTGAGTGAGCAGATCCGCACCATGTCGCTGCACGCTTTTCAAGCCCTTGATGCGGCTGGCCTTGCCCGCTTTGATTTCTTCTATGTGCCCAGTAGCGGTGAAGTACTGATTAATGAAGTGAATACGCTGCCGGGGTTTACCGCCCTGAGCATGTACCCGCAATTGTGGGCAGCCAGTGGCGTGCCCTTTCCGGAATTGGTGCATCGTTTGGTGCAGTTGGCGCTAGAGCGACACGGGTAG
- the atpD gene encoding F0F1 ATP synthase subunit beta — MVISAERTNVGFITQVIGPVVDIEFPSGKMPAIYNALRIQGKNEAGLDVAVTCEVQQLLGDNRVRAVAMSSTDGLVRGMEAVDTGAPISVPVGTATLGRIFNVLGEPVDEKGAVSATETLPIHRPAPSFTQLETKPSVFETGIKVIDLLTPYRRGGKIGLFGGAGVGKTVIMMELINNIATQHGGVSVFAGVGERTREGNDLYNEMIESGVIDKNDPSKSKIALVYGQMNEPPGARMRVGLSGLTMAEYFRDVNKQDVLLFIDNIFRFVQAGSEVSALLGRMPSAVGYQPTLGTDVGALQERITSTTEGSITSIQAVYVPADDLTDPAPATTFAHLDGTTVLSRGLAAKGIYPAVDPLGSTSNMLQPDIVGQEHYQTARAVQATLQRYKELQDIIAILGLDELSEEDRLTVARARKIERFLSQPFFVAEVFTGAPGKYVTLEETIKGFQMILSGELDDLPEQAFYMVGNIEEAKAKAEKLKA, encoded by the coding sequence ATGGTCATATCAGCAGAACGAACCAATGTAGGCTTTATTACTCAGGTCATTGGCCCTGTCGTTGACATTGAATTTCCCAGTGGCAAAATGCCCGCCATTTACAACGCCCTGCGAATTCAAGGCAAAAACGAGGCCGGCTTAGACGTGGCTGTAACCTGCGAAGTGCAACAACTCCTTGGCGATAACCGTGTCCGTGCCGTTGCCATGAGCAGCACCGATGGCTTAGTGCGGGGGATGGAAGCCGTAGATACCGGTGCCCCCATCAGCGTGCCCGTAGGCACAGCTACCCTTGGCCGCATCTTCAATGTGCTGGGTGAACCCGTGGACGAAAAAGGCGCTGTTAGTGCTACTGAAACTCTGCCCATTCACCGTCCCGCCCCCAGCTTTACGCAACTGGAAACCAAGCCCTCGGTGTTTGAAACCGGCATCAAGGTGATTGACCTACTCACCCCCTATCGCCGTGGCGGTAAAATTGGCCTCTTTGGCGGTGCTGGTGTCGGCAAGACCGTGATCATGATGGAACTCATCAACAACATTGCCACCCAACACGGTGGGGTCTCGGTATTTGCTGGCGTGGGCGAACGCACCCGCGAAGGCAATGACCTCTACAACGAAATGATTGAATCGGGCGTCATTGACAAAAACGATCCCAGCAAATCCAAAATCGCCCTTGTGTACGGTCAAATGAACGAACCCCCTGGAGCACGGATGCGCGTGGGTCTGTCGGGGCTGACGATGGCCGAATACTTCCGCGATGTCAACAAGCAGGATGTGCTGCTGTTTATTGATAACATCTTCCGCTTTGTGCAAGCCGGTTCTGAGGTGTCGGCGCTACTGGGTCGGATGCCCTCTGCGGTGGGATATCAGCCCACCCTCGGTACGGATGTGGGTGCCCTGCAAGAGCGGATTACCTCGACCACCGAAGGTTCAATTACCTCGATTCAAGCAGTTTACGTGCCTGCGGACGACTTGACTGACCCTGCTCCGGCTACGACCTTTGCCCACTTGGATGGGACAACGGTGCTCTCCCGTGGTCTAGCCGCAAAAGGGATTTACCCCGCTGTGGATCCCCTTGGCTCCACCTCCAACATGTTGCAGCCGGACATTGTGGGTCAGGAGCACTATCAAACCGCACGGGCCGTCCAAGCCACCCTCCAGCGCTACAAAGAGCTTCAGGACATTATCGCCATTTTGGGTCTCGATGAACTCTCTGAGGAAGACCGCCTGACAGTGGCGCGGGCACGCAAAATTGAGCGGTTCCTGTCCCAGCCCTTCTTTGTGGCGGAAGTGTTCACCGGTGCCCCTGGCAAATACGTCACCCTCGAAGAAACTATCAAAGGCTTCCAGATGATCCTCAGCGGTGAGCTGGATGATTTGCCCGAACAAGCCTTCTACATGGTGGGCAATATCGAAGAAGCCAAAGCTAAGGCTGAAAAACTCAAAGCCTAG
- a CDS encoding 4Fe-4S binding protein, whose translation MKRSLRGKPSQWATIWLFFLIAIGGLWYPWLGYLMLAMMLGIPVLAYFRSRYWCGNLCPRGAFLDIVLYHFSPHRPHPKLFKKQSFRWAVFSFIMTVFAIRMTLAWGNWMAVGGLFVNMCVVTSIVAILLGVLFNQRAWCAICPMGTLQESLGKLGSGQTKAKKASAKPVKLLPEASSDR comes from the coding sequence ATGAAGCGATCGTTGCGCGGCAAGCCCAGTCAGTGGGCAACAATTTGGCTGTTCTTTTTGATTGCGATCGGTGGTCTTTGGTATCCGTGGCTGGGGTACCTGATGCTGGCAATGATGCTGGGTATTCCGGTGCTGGCCTATTTTCGCAGCCGCTACTGGTGTGGCAACCTGTGTCCTCGCGGCGCCTTCCTTGACATTGTGCTTTATCACTTTAGTCCGCACCGTCCCCACCCCAAACTGTTCAAAAAACAGAGTTTTCGTTGGGCGGTGTTTAGCTTCATCATGACGGTTTTTGCGATTCGCATGACGTTGGCATGGGGCAACTGGATGGCGGTGGGGGGCCTCTTTGTCAATATGTGCGTTGTCACGTCCATTGTTGCCATTCTCCTGGGGGTGCTCTTCAATCAGCGGGCTTGGTGTGCGATTTGTCCGATGGGAACCCTCCAAGAATCCCTAGGCAAACTGGGGAGTGGGCAAACCAAGGCCAAAAAAGCCAGTGCGAAGCCAGTGAAGTTGCTGCCTGAAGCCTCTAGCGATCGCTAG
- a CDS encoding CBS domain-containing protein — protein MDVVLCHQIADFDTLGAAVGLTRLYPGTKIVLTGGTHPKVGEFLAYHRDEYPLIEARAVDPSQLRQIWVVDTQWRRQLGQAAGWLDQPQVQIGLYDHHLEMAGDIVPQQQWLEPVGATSTIVCEHLQAAEISLTPTEATVLALGIHADTGSLTFEQTTVRDVQALAWLLTQGANQRAIATYSEDGLSETLQPLLRQAWANLQQVVYQGYRLGWVLLHTEEYLPGLSRLITQLADLSESDALLLGHQYRQHHLAIIARSQIPNVNVAHLLAPLGGGGHAQAAAVTMTTGEPEAVLKDLFSALKAQIPHPPTAAELMSSPVRTVRPETPIADAHRVLLRYGHSGLSVVSAEGELQGIISRRDLDVALHHGFGHAPVKGYMKAPVRTISPTTPLPEIQALMVQYDIGRLPVVNDQGDLVGIVTRTDVLRHLYALSRETETVCPLPTLNLYDALQQRLPEQLWTLLQRAAAIAKERGWQLYLVGGAVRDLLLAIAQGNHHLPTREFDLVVDGVQQEEAAGVHLAQALHTLYPETDLQIYGQFQTAALHWPKASPLAGFAVDIATARSEFYPYPAAHPEVAASSIRQDLYRRDFTINALAMRLTPPRHGEVLDFFGGREDLQRRLIRVLHPNSFIEDPTRIFRAVRFAVRLGFEVEPQTRQYIEYALTSGVFATRDRPTSKRPSLQSRLRNELRHILELPLAPTEQFGGERALTLLAELGALDCLDRQVRFDQAAKVRLRLVWEWWPQVPERREWQTFPLWELELLALIVTVPTAGAIARQLQLGEHIWGWLDRFPQLQDAWQTLRDTTQQRSHCWEFLESHPLPLIVLLAAVLKAVGSEAALADVNLLREYLWQWRVQKPPLNGHDLQQLGYPRGPQLRQILLALRAAMLDGLVSDRASAIAYVEAHFPKS, from the coding sequence ATGGATGTTGTCCTGTGTCATCAAATTGCTGATTTTGATACCCTTGGGGCAGCCGTCGGTCTCACGCGCCTTTATCCGGGAACCAAAATTGTCTTAACAGGGGGTACCCATCCCAAAGTGGGGGAGTTTTTGGCTTACCATCGCGATGAATATCCCCTCATTGAAGCAAGAGCCGTTGACCCCAGTCAATTGCGCCAGATTTGGGTGGTGGATACGCAGTGGCGCCGCCAGTTGGGGCAAGCCGCAGGCTGGCTCGATCAGCCACAGGTACAAATTGGCCTTTACGACCACCATTTAGAGATGGCGGGGGATATTGTGCCACAGCAGCAATGGCTAGAACCCGTTGGAGCCACCAGTACTATCGTTTGCGAGCACTTGCAGGCCGCGGAGATTAGCCTCACCCCCACAGAAGCAACCGTCTTGGCCTTGGGAATTCACGCAGATACCGGCTCCCTGACCTTTGAACAAACCACGGTGCGGGATGTGCAGGCCTTGGCATGGCTGTTGACCCAAGGAGCCAATCAGCGGGCGATCGCCACCTATTCCGAGGATGGTTTGAGTGAAACCTTACAGCCCCTGCTACGGCAGGCTTGGGCCAATCTCCAGCAAGTGGTTTATCAGGGCTATCGTTTGGGCTGGGTTCTGCTACACACTGAGGAGTATCTCCCCGGTCTCTCGCGGTTAATTACCCAACTGGCGGATCTCAGTGAATCCGATGCCCTGCTCCTTGGCCATCAGTATCGTCAACATCATCTGGCCATTATTGCCCGTAGCCAAATTCCCAATGTCAATGTTGCCCATTTACTGGCTCCCCTTGGGGGCGGTGGCCATGCCCAAGCCGCTGCGGTGACGATGACCACAGGGGAGCCAGAGGCGGTTCTCAAAGACCTGTTCAGTGCCCTCAAGGCGCAGATTCCCCATCCTCCCACAGCCGCAGAACTGATGTCCTCCCCCGTGCGCACGGTACGCCCCGAAACCCCCATTGCCGATGCCCACCGTGTCTTGCTGCGCTATGGCCATTCTGGTCTGTCGGTGGTGAGTGCTGAAGGGGAGCTTCAGGGGATTATTTCACGGCGCGATTTAGATGTAGCGCTGCACCATGGCTTTGGCCATGCTCCGGTCAAAGGCTATATGAAAGCACCGGTGCGCACAATTTCCCCCACCACACCACTCCCTGAGATTCAAGCCCTGATGGTGCAGTACGATATTGGGCGATTACCGGTGGTCAATGATCAGGGTGACCTTGTTGGCATTGTTACCCGTACCGATGTGCTGCGCCATCTCTATGCCCTCAGCCGCGAGACAGAAACGGTGTGCCCTCTGCCGACCTTAAACCTTTACGACGCCCTACAACAACGGCTGCCGGAGCAACTGTGGACACTTTTGCAGCGGGCGGCAGCGATCGCCAAGGAACGCGGTTGGCAACTGTACCTTGTCGGCGGCGCGGTGCGAGATCTGCTGCTGGCGATCGCCCAAGGGAATCACCACTTACCCACACGGGAGTTTGACTTGGTAGTGGATGGCGTGCAACAGGAGGAGGCGGCCGGCGTGCATCTGGCGCAAGCGCTCCATACGCTCTACCCAGAGACCGATTTACAAATTTATGGTCAGTTTCAAACCGCGGCACTCCATTGGCCAAAGGCCTCGCCCTTGGCGGGTTTTGCCGTGGATATTGCCACCGCCCGCAGTGAGTTTTATCCCTATCCCGCCGCGCATCCGGAAGTAGCCGCCAGTTCGATTCGCCAAGATCTCTACCGCCGCGACTTTACCATCAATGCCCTCGCTATGCGCCTAACACCCCCTCGCCACGGCGAAGTCCTTGATTTCTTTGGTGGCCGGGAGGATTTGCAACGGAGACTGATTCGGGTGCTCCACCCCAATAGTTTTATCGAAGACCCAACGCGGATTTTTCGCGCTGTGCGTTTTGCTGTGCGTCTGGGATTTGAAGTGGAGCCGCAAACCCGCCAGTACATTGAATATGCGCTCACCAGCGGTGTTTTTGCTACCCGCGATCGCCCCACCTCAAAGCGGCCTTCCCTGCAAAGTCGGCTGCGCAATGAACTGCGCCACATCCTCGAACTGCCCCTTGCCCCCACGGAACAATTTGGCGGTGAGCGCGCCTTGACACTGCTAGCGGAGTTGGGGGCGCTTGACTGTTTGGATCGCCAAGTGAGGTTTGATCAGGCGGCCAAGGTGCGCCTAAGACTAGTGTGGGAGTGGTGGCCACAGGTTCCTGAGCGGCGGGAGTGGCAAACCTTTCCTTTGTGGGAGCTGGAACTCTTGGCATTGATTGTGACCGTGCCCACAGCGGGAGCGATCGCCCGCCAACTGCAACTGGGAGAGCACATTTGGGGGTGGTTGGATCGCTTTCCTCAACTGCAAGACGCATGGCAGACACTGCGGGACACGACGCAACAGCGCAGTCACTGCTGGGAGTTTTTGGAGAGCCATCCCCTACCGCTGATTGTGCTGTTGGCAGCAGTGCTCAAGGCTGTGGGTAGCGAGGCCGCCTTAGCGGATGTCAACTTACTGCGGGAGTATCTCTGGCAGTGGCGCGTGCAAAAGCCGCCCTTAAATGGCCATGATCTGCAACAGTTGGGCTATCCCCGTGGACCGCAGTTACGGCAAATTCTCCTTGCCTTGCGAGCGGCGATGCTCGATGGCCTTGTCAGCGATCGCGCCAGTGCCATTGCCTATGTTGAAGCCCATTTCCCGAAGTCATGA